TAAGCCAGTAATTCCAATAAATTTACAGTTTTTAATTTTTTAGCATTCATTAAGGCCAACACTTTAATCGTTGTTAACGAGTTTCTAATCCCACCGTAACTACCTGGTCCATTCACAACAATATACTCATCTATCTCGCTTACATCTTTACCTACGACTTTAAGAGCTTGGTCAATAATGATAATCAAATCATCTATTTTTTCTTTCCTTAAATTTATCTCGCTAAGCAAAACCTCGTTTTCCATTACTGCTATACTTACATCTCTTGTTACTGCCACTACCCCTAAGCTAATCATCTATAGTTATCCTTCTTTCATTAGCTAACGTTTCAATATTAACTCGCACGATCTTCTCGGGAAGTATTTCTTCAAAAAGTTCAGCCCATTCAATAAAGGTAACATCGGTATCGTTAAAATATTGGTCCATTCCTATTTCTAAAAGCTCATCCGTATGTTTAACTCTATAAAAATCAATATGGTTTACTTTCCATTTGCCACTCTCATATTC
Above is a genomic segment from Candidatus Margulisiibacteriota bacterium containing:
- the tsaE gene encoding tRNA (adenosine(37)-N6)-threonylcarbamoyltransferase complex ATPase subunit type 1 TsaE, with translation MRQYLVKSLAETKKVAKEIASGLVPGKIVTLTGDLGAGKTTLVQLICKELEVSEYVNSPTFTIVNEYESGKWKVNHIDFYRVKHTDELLEIGMDQYFNDTDVTFIEWAELFEEILPEKIVRVNIETLANERRITIDD